ctcgaaaaaataatataaaatttcagcaccataataatcgtcAACAAGCGATTGCCGtattagagcactaatatattatttgtatggagttaaatgaaaatactttttataccaaagttgtagctcttaatgagatctacaactttgtagttttgagttttttcattcgaggacgttaagatgcttaaaaaataatataaaatttcggcgcctcgTGGGAATATCAAAAGTACTGTTCATAcgcaaaaccgcccagaaggacgaaagttgaactttttcaagagttggaggaccaaagttatccggttttgaagttcgaggttgaaatctatACTTTCgcgatagttggagggtgtaaattataCTTTACCCTATATTCTAACATGTGGGCTAAAAATAATCATTTTATCTGCTGCGGCGTCTCTTTTTAAAATAATGCATTTTTGATATGCAACAGCCAAAATTGAACAAGATGGTGCGTGTTTTAAGCAAAACCAAAACGTTTTAGTGTCCTGTAGACAGATTCCCGGCCCTTTGTTCATACTATTTGGGCTTCGATAAATTGTACTTCTCAGGGGTCAGTCCTGGCTCTTGCCATGTAGTATCAGGACCGGCTTTTCTAATCTTGTTGCTCTAACATGAATGATCGAGTCAATTATAGTAATGATGAATACATAAATTAAGATTCTACTAAAAAAATAAATCTAGCTATAATACTACCAGACAACAAAGTCTCTAATCGTGGGTTGACGAGATTGTAAAAATAATAGAGTTAAATACACTAGAGATTCATTAACTTTTAAGCTGTTCATCATAGGACCATACCCCTTCGTTTGGCCTTAGATTCAACTTCTGGGTTCTTAGATTTCATTCCATGGTGAATGTTGACTCTACGTGCTACGTGACCAAATAAAGGGGTGATATGGACCTACGGTTAAAAGTTTATGGCACAAAAGTTGAATCTAAGGGCCGAACAAAGAAATATAGACCCATAGTGAACCACTTAAATATAAATAGTTTATAGATCCGAAATTCAACTTTTAAAGTTGATGGACCGAACTGAAAGCCATGCATAAGTTAATAGACATATGATGCATTTAGCTCAAAAGAATAGATAACCCACATATCTTAATTACATATATGCCTCTATACACTCAACTACTACGCACTCACTCCGTCGTACCATGGATGTAATTCTAGACTTATAGTATAGTGCATATGTATCCGGAATTTGCTATTTTCCTATAATTTTTTATAAAACGAATTTAAATCTCAAATTTGGTGACAACATACATATATAAATGCACTAGGAATGGACattgtttctatttttttaataGTTCTAAGTATATTTTTGTAAAGGGTTTTCATGATTCCACCGAGAAGGTGGTTTGCATCGAATATTTTCCCAAGGTACCATGGAAATACATTTTTATAGTATCTGTTTGAAGTAAtgaatgttgatactattttccataaatttagttaaattaaACATAGCTAGTCAGTAGAATTTATATCATTGCTGGGACGGATGTAGGACCGACTAGCTAGTGTCATTGCAGCACTTACCCTGGTCCTGCAGTTCCAAATTTCAATGCCACGTGCCTCACCTATTAGAACCCTGCGTGTACCGCATAAGAAGTTCTGTGAGAGCAAAAAACAGTTGCGTTAAAGAACTCGATGAACGAATAATCAATGCTAATCCGTATCATTTCAAGAGAGTAAATCTTTGCACGCACCATGGCTCCAATGGATGGATGTCTATGCTAAAAGTAGGATTGAGGGATAATACCTGATCAAATCAAACAAACGCTAGTTAGCGCCAAAAGATTTAAGCATCACATATTACTATGGGCAaaataagaaaaaataaaattatgtatATACCTCAATTCCGGGCTGTATTGGTGTAACAACACCACGAAATCAAGCAGTTGCACAATGATGCCAAAGGACAAATTAAACAGAGAAAAAGTATATTAGAAATAAAATTcactttagaaaaaaaaatgacGTGATCTCGATCCATATTTGTTAGGATGGGAGCGATAAGGACACCCGTAATGGTATAAGCTGGTTACTAGCTCTAAGTCAGCCTCTTCAACAGTGTTAATTTATAGCATATAACTCAGAATATGGATAGCCCCACGACACTCTCATATGTTTTTGGAATGTGTGTATGAGCCTAGCTCTTAATGAAGAGCTAGCTTTTTCTCttttctattaaaatataaaaaaatacttaGAGCTAGCTTATGAGTCAGTCATTGCGGGTGCCGTAAGTTTTGTGGTTTAGCTTTGGTCAGAGGGGCATAATATCACATGAAATAGTGCCATTGTTTTTTTGGGGTTTTTTTTATTCATACCATTACcatttttgaattttagaaaaacaCCATTACTACTCGCCTATTTTGAAACATACCATTATAATTCTTTATTTCTCACAAGAATGCCACAGACATATAGAGACGACTTGGGCCTATAGCTGCAGACGTAAACGAATACGTATACTTCATTACAGTCCCTCTCCCTGTCACCGACGCGCGGGCCCCACAGGTCATCTTCGTCcatggcgagcagcagcagctagcacgcggccgagcagcagcagcagcaccccgGTTAGGAGGGCCTGGGCCGCGAGCTCCGCGCGCTGCCCAAGCCGCGAGCTCCGTGCGCCGTCCGGgccgcgagcagcagcagcactccGCGAGCTCCCCTGTTTcccacaagcagcagcagctagcgcgcaggcgagcagcagcagcatgcgGCGAGCGGACGGCGGTGGGGCGCACGTGGCCggcgcggagctcgcggcctggACGGCGCGCGGAGCTCGCGGCTTGGGCGGCACACGGAGCTCGCGGCCCAGGCGCTCCCAGCCGGCGTGGAGCTCATGGCCCCGTCAATGGCGAGCTGCTGCTCTCGTGGCCCTGTCTTGGCGAGCTCGTGTCTCCCAGCtggcatgctgctgctgctgctcggccgcgtgctagctgctgctgctcgccatgGACGGCGACCGATGCTGCTCACCAAGGAGAGATGAGAAGAGGAAGAACAAGATGACATGTGAGGCTCACGCGTCGGTAATAGGAAGAGGGGCTATAATGAAGTATACGGATTCGTATATGCCTGCAGCTAGGCTCAAGTCGTCTCTATACGTATTTTGTGGCATTCTTGTGGGaaacgaagaattgtaatggtatGTTTCAAAATAGACGAATAGTATTAGTGTTTctctaaagttttttttttttgagaaattagaTGTTTCTCCAAAGTTCGAAATTGTAATGGTACGCAAAAAACCCTTGAGCAGCAAATTTACAGAACGCACCTTGAATGCTAGCTGGCTTGCACACTCATGAAGGCTCGTTATCTTCACCTGTTTCAACACATCATGAATTGCTTCTGCTCTGTTAAAAATGCAGTCATTGTTGAACCATGAGTACAAGTTGGCTGCAACGCTCTGGATGTGAATTGTGCTCAGGTTTTGGGGTGGTTTCTGTTGCTTTTGCATCGTCAGAATGTAAGTCTGAGTGGATCTTGCAGGTACAATGCCATTGAGTGAACCGACGAAGATATCTGGGGTATTTGGCTGAATCCTGTAGGCAATATGATGATCTGCGTTGTTGGTTAGCTGCACTGGGCATGGAATCAGCTTATCTGGCTCGAAGGGGAAGCAGAGATTGAGAGGTTGGACAACAAATAGCTGCCTGTACAGCTTATCAATAGTTTCTTCTGTTTGGTTCAACATAGAGATGACATCCTCTACACTGGGCCTTTTGTGGCTGTTGGATTCCACACACTTCACTGCGATCTCAGTGCAAGTCTTCACTTGGTTGCAATAAGCATCCAGATACGATGCATCTTTCCATGCTACTATCAGTAACATGGTCCTCCAGTTTCGTTGAACCTGCAACTGAAGTGAATCAGTAAACGCCGTACCTCACTATGAAAACGTTTCGAGCCAAAACTACAAGAAAATGGACATTATAGTCCtcataagaaaaaaaaaaacttcccaTACCAAATCAATGAAGTCTTGGGAAGAGGACATATCAGAATATGTGGAGTAGCCATCGGATCCTGTCAATATTTTTATGATTATGACCCCCAAACTAAATACATCAAACTTCTTTGTGATTTTTCCCATATCTACATACTCTGGTGGGGCGTATCCACTGAAATATATTTGAAGCATCGCGTAAGTAACAGTGATGTAAAcctaaataatttattttataGAAAAGATGGTCCAAGATAATCTCCTTCCTAATATACAATAAGAAAAACAGAAAACATTACATAGAAAAGACCAAAAGGTAACTTACTATTTCCAATGTTTATTACAGAAAACATCCCATTAAAAGTAAAATTGCAATCAAGTTAAAAAATGTCGTCTTGACTAAAATTCAACCATGATTGCTAATTCATGCAATTTCCTATCACCATCAATGTTGCTGCCTCTAGAGGAAAGGAAACTGTTTacaaaaaaaatggacaagtataATAGACTCCATCATCAAtgttgaggaagaagaggaagaggaggagtaagaggaagaggacgaggaagaagaggaagaagaagaagaagaagagggagaggaCGAGCAACATGTCTTAGAATGACTGCAAGAAGACGGTGGGTGATTGCACATCATCACTCGATCATCGATCGATGAGCTTCCCGATGATCTTTGCCAAAAAAAAGGTACAAGGCAAGCTTTCAGCCGATCTAGAAGTGTTCCTTGTGAGCTACTCCAAAGATCGGGGGGTCAATATTACTCAATACCGTGAGGCCATCTTCGGTAAGCCTTCTACCTCTACATCTGATGCACCTGAGGTAAAGATCCATAAAGAAGTTGATGATTTCTCCCCTACTAATGCTGATTATGCTATGATATTACATGATCATAAAACTGTGATTGGGAACAACCTTATAACTGTTGTTAATATGATCATGTCTCATTTTGATAGACTAGAGGGTAAGAAAGTCGATTATGTTGATGCATCTACTAGTGAATCGGCTTCTAAACAACCTTATTATGGGATGCCTTACAAATTTTTATGAGAACCAAAGCTTATATATGGAGGGGTTTAATGATTCAACTGAGTGGTTGATTTTCACTAAATCAAAATCATAAAGGCACTCTATATCATAAATATCACATGTTTAAGCGCAATGCAAACATACCactatttaaaaaaaagaaaacgaaAACCAACAGATATACAAGGAATGAGTCATTTAACTCACAGAGTCCCTAGAAGGTTTTTTGTAGTATGCGATTGCCGAGTTCCACTAAAGAGCCTTGATAGGCCAAAGTCTGCAATTTTTGGCACCATATCCTTGTCAAGCAATATATTTGAAGGTTTGAGGTCAAGATGGAAAATTCTTTCTCCATGAAGGTATTTCAAACCGTCACAAATCCCCTTTATTATTTTGTAGCGACTATGCCAACGAAGTCCAGAAAATTCATCTGTAGAAGAAAATGAATGACACATGTTTACAGAATTATTCTATCAAATGTAACTAGCATTTTTTTAGGGATCAACACTAACTAGCATACTAAACAAAACTACCTCATACCAGAGAGATGCTTCTCAAGGCTTCCTTTAGGCAAAAACTCCAAGCATATTGCCCTGTCTATCTTTGTAGCAAACACTAGTCTGCCTTGGTGTTCGACACATCTATCTTGCTCTATGTAGCTTTTCCCAACGAGCTGGACGATGTTTGGATGGCAAATTCTAGTAAGGATTCGAAGTTCATTTTGAAACTGATCCTCATCTAATCCTGGCATGTTGTAAAGCTTTTTTACAGCTACCTCTTGTCCATTTGGATATACTCCCTGTTTCACATATTTGATTACAGGCATTTCATTATTGAAGGATGAAACTAAAAATATGAAGCAAAAGTCATTAGCCATACCTTGTAAACCATCCCATATCCACCACTACCAATTTTTTGCTCTAGTGCAAAATCATTTGTAATGTCTTCTATTAGTTTCCATGGGAAATCTGTTGGCACCTCCCTTGTATTGTATCGTTCATTATTCATAATTCATATATCTGTTACATTTAGTGTCACTTTAAAAAACTAACTTAAGATAATGAGCAACTAATGAACAATTAAATATACATCCTCCAGTACTAAAAAATTCGGCGATTTTTGGATTCACACTAACCTACCTTATGAACTTTTTGCTGAATCTACTCATATAAACATTAGGTGTAAAAATAAAATGCTGACACTCACATATTATTCTCATTTTACTGTATTTAACAAAACatggtgtcgggtaccataaaaaggggtcccctaagcaagaaccgaaaaaatcgcttagaccttgtaaatatcgaagccaagagacaaccaccggcaaacccccaccttatccgaggctcggctggaccacccggcccacctcggaCAGTATCTcgactcacccgaagcgggctcggcccaaaatgaaaccacaaggcctcggacgaggtaccgattctccgcctcgcccgaggccccgcccgtaaggcctcggacgaggtaccgattctccgcctcgcccgaggcaccacccgtaaggcctcggacgaggtaccgattctccgcctcgcccg
This sequence is a window from Miscanthus floridulus cultivar M001 chromosome 10, ASM1932011v1, whole genome shotgun sequence. Protein-coding genes within it:
- the LOC136488752 gene encoding cysteine-rich receptor-like protein kinase 44; translated protein: MNNERYNTREVPTDFPWKLIEDITNDFALEQKIGSGGYGMVYKGVYPNGQEVAVKKLYNMPGLDEDQFQNELRILTRICHPNIVQLVGKSYIEQDRCVEHQGRLVFATKIDRAICLEFLPKGSLEKHLSDEFSGLRWHSRYKIIKGICDGLKYLHGERIFHLDLKPSNILLDKDMVPKIADFGLSRLFSGTRQSHTTKNLLGTLGYAPPEYVDMGKITKKFDVFSLGVIIIKILTGSDGYSTYSDMSSSQDFIDLVQRNWRTMLLIVAWKDASYLDAYCNQVKTCTEIAVKCVESNSHKRPSVEDVISMLNQTEETIDKLYRQLFVVQPLNLCFPFEPDKLIPCPVQLTNNADHHIAYRIQPNTPDIFVGSLNGIVPARSTQTYILTMQKQQKPPQNLSTIHIQSVAANLYSWFNNDCIFNRAEAIHDVLKQVKITSLHECASQLAFKLHAGWERLGRELRVPPKPRAPRAVQAASSAPATCAPPPSARRMLLLLACALAAAACGKQGSSRSAAAARGPDGARSSRLGQRAELAAQALLTGVLLLLLGRVLAAAARHGRR